Part of the Bacillus cereus group sp. RP43 genome is shown below.
CAGAAACCAGTGAAGGACTTAATTCTTTATTTGGAGAAAATCGAATACAGTTAGAATGTGACTTTAAAGTAATTGATGACTGGCGCAGGGATACTGATAGAATGACAACTAGAATACAAATGGAAGAAGTAAATATTTTACGCCGATTTACGCCAGCACAATTTTTACTGAAAAGTGCCGGTAAATTATTTGGAGTTCTTCCTAAAAATAAAGCTATGCTATATAACAAATACAAACAGTATTTAGAAAATGAAGATTATACCGATGTAACGGTTTCTATTATGAAGAAATTTTTCTTGCAGTTTGAGCTATTTGAAAACACACAAGAGCGGGATATTAATATGTTCTTTAGAAATCCATTTGGCGCGTTGGAACAAGCTGTAAAAAACACTCATTTAGAAATAAAAGAAAAACAAGATAAACTGCATAAAATGAAATCAAACCCTGAAATTTACCATGATCCTATAACGCTCTTTGAATTGAGATTACGTCAATGTGAGGTGATTTTAAATATAGGTGATGATAATACTTATACAGATGTAACTTTAGAAACAAGTGTAGAATAAAAGTAAAATATATCAAGTTTTTTATATGAAATTGCATCATGTGTTATAAGAGGGTAAAAGGGAGCAACCGTAATAAGTTGCTCCCTTCGCATATTTAGATTATTTTTCAGTTTCTTTAATTTTAGTTTTTACTTCTCCAGTTTTAATTTTATTACTTTCTGAGAAACGTAATAAATCACCTTCAATAATTTTGTCAGACATTCGTAACTCATTTTGTGCACGGTTAATGAGTGCTTGTGCTTCTTTTTTTGGTAAATCTACAATTTCACCCGTTATGCGGTCATAGAAAGTATTGTTTTTGTATGCATACTTGTCTGTAATAAAGCTACCATCACGTAAAACAACAAAACCGGTATATTCATCTGAAAACATATCATGGCCAAAACGGATATCGTTAGTAGTATCAATCCCTAATAAATTTAGAATAGTAGGCTTCATATCGATTTGTCCCGTAGGCTTTGAAATAGTTTGACCTTCTGTTTGGCCAGGGATATGAATATATAAAGGTGTGCGTTGTAAATTTAAAGTATCAAATTCTGTTATTTGATCTTTTTCTAAAAACTGTGCCATTGCGCGATTATGTTTTTCAGAAATGCCATAATGATCACCATATAACACAATAATAGAATCATCATACATTCCCTCGGCTTTTAAACGCTCAATAAATTTTTTAATTGATTCGTCTAAGTAACGTGCTGTTACGATATAACGATCAAATACGCCATTACCAGAGTTGTATGGTTCAATGAATTTTGTATCTTCATCATACGTAAATGGATAATGGTTTGTTAAAGTAAGGAAACGAGCGTAAAATGGTTGATCAACAGTTTTTAATATATCTACTGATTGATCAAAGTATTCAATATCCTTTAATCCCCAATTTAAATTTGTTTCCGGCGTAATTTTGTAATCAAGTTCATTATAGTAACGATCATAACCAAGAGCAGAGTACATGATATTACGATTCCAAAATGTTGCGTTATTCGCATGGAATACAGAAGTGAAATAGCCTTGCTGACGTAAAATTTCTGGAGTCGCAGTATAATCGTTGTTACCGTGCGTGAAGAATACAGCTCCTCGATTTAATGGATACAACGATGTATCTATTAGAAATTCAGAATCTGATGTTTTTCCTTGACCAGTTTGGTGGAAAAAGTTATCAAAGTAATAGCTTTCATTTATGAATTCATTCAAGAACGGTGTAACTTCTTGACCATTGACAGATGCACCTATTAAAAAGGTTTGCAAGGATTCAAGAGTAACGACAATTACGTTTTTTCCTTTCGCTGCACCAAACATATTAGGATTTGGTTCACTTTGGTTTGCTTTTACGTAGTTTTCAGTTTCTTGTAATTTACTACTATCTGCAAGTGCCTTTTGGGATCCAGCTTTTATTTGTAGTGTTAAATCATATACTTGATGAGTGTATAGTCCTAAATTTTTCACAAGCATTACGCGGTCGAAGGATCTCGTTAATAATTCAGGTCGTTCTTTTTCTGCAAGCTGTAGATTCGCAAAAAATACACCAAGTGTTAAAAGAAAATATAATAAGCGTGCAGAATGAGTTACACGTTCTGTTTTAAAGACTATTGCTTTCCTTTTTAATAAAATAAAGAAGAAAATAATGTCTACGAATGCGAGTATAATTTTGTAGTTCAATATTTCTATAATACTGCCGCCTAATTGGCCAAAGTTTGATGTTTGTCCAAGTACTGGTAACGTAACGAAATCATTATAAAAGTCATAGAACATTACATTCCCAACAAGTACGATTGTTAATAAGAGATTAATACATAGCGCTATATAATTTCTCTTTTCACCAGTTGCAAATAATGCTAATCCAACAAATGCTAACGAGGCAGCGAGAGGGCTAATAAACAAAATAAGTTCTTGTGTAGAAGACTCAATTTTTAAATCAAAACTGAATCGCGTAATAAGATATGTTTTTAACCATACTGCTAAAGCAATTATTATAACAAAGCTTATATTTTGCATTTGTAAATTTATTTTATTCTTCATTTTTACACCTTCTTTATAGAGTTTATTTAACCAAGGTTATATATTATATTTTTATAACTATTAGAGTGTGGTGAACCATTTAGATTATATTTTTCTAAAGGTAATAATTTGAAGTATTCATATACATACAATGGAGAATTTTAAAGCGAAGTAACATAAATCTAATTTTTTTAGAAACAGAGCAGAAAAAGTCATAGTTGTAGTAAAAATACTTATAGACATCCTAACATATTAAACACTACGGTGATGTTACAAAATATCGAACAAATAAAAGTGAAAATGAATAGAGACTTGTAAAACTATTGACATTCAATTTGTTAGAAGTGAATGTCAATAGTTTTACATACATGGTTATATTAAATATGTATCTTGTAAAATCCCGATTCTTTGTGGGTTAATCAGTAGCGCGGGAAGGATTTCATTCATGCTATTACTACGTAAGTAGAGTACTGGTGAAACTCAAAATGTTTGATTGGTATCTAAATTATAGCAATTAAATGTCAGACAAATATTTTCCAACATACAGTCCACTTGCAGCTGCTTGAGATAATGAATGAGTGACACCTGAACAATCTCCAATTAAAAATAGCCCATTCATAGTTGTTTCAAAATGGTTATTGACTTTTATGGTAGGAGCATAGAATTTTCCATCAATTCCATATAATAAAGTATCTTTATCGATAGGTTCTTGTATAAATTGTTCTAAGCGTAATAAAAACTCTTTGAGCCCTTCAATATATAATGGAGGGATTTCTTTATTCAAATTTCCATAATCACCGTGTAGTGTAGGTTGTATATGATTATGTTTCATGCCGTTTTCCACTGTAGGTTGTTTCTTTAATAAGTCCTCTAAGCGCTGTATAACAATCCGATCTCGTCCTTGGTTAATGCTTTTAATAATTGAACTTGTGTATACATTTGCTTCTTTGAGAGTTGGAAAATAGCGCGGGATAAATAAAGTGAAATTTAAGTTAGGAGTGCCAGTTCCTTGCTCTCGGAAATTTTGACCGTCAGGCATAACTAAACCTTCTTCGTACTTTCGAATAATGCGTCCTTTTGGATTCATACAGTAAGTAGTTGCTGTGAAATGTTCATGCTCATAAGAAAGTTTTGTCTCAAATGTATCTTTTAATATAGAACGTAATTGATTTTCTTTCATCTCTACTCTAATACCTAAATCTACACGAGTTTGCTCCTGAGAAATATTAAGAGAAGTGCACATTGCTTTTAACCAATCCGCCCCGGAACGACCGGTTGCAAATACTAATTTCTTAGAATGGACAGTTTCTTGATTTGTATATATTTTAAAATGGTCTTTCTGCTTAACGATATTTTGTACATCTATATGAAATTGGATATCTATTTTGGTAAGTAAAAATTCATAGAGCTGCTGAAAAATGTTACTGGAAAGTGTAGTACCAAGATGTCTTACTTCGGTTGTTAGCATTTGTAAACCACACGCTTCAGCTCTTTTAGTGAGAGTTGGATTTTCTGTAGAATATTTTGAAACTGAACTTCCGCCAAACTGACATAGAATTTCATCTACTTCATCCATGAGTTGTATAAAGCCTTTTTTACCTACCTTTTTCTCGAGTTCGCCTCCAAATCCATTTGTATAATTAAATTTCCCTTCAGACTTTCCTAAGCCACCAAAACCGAAATACTTATCACATGAATTACAGTTACATGTTTTCCCTTGGTCTAAAGGACAATTTCGATGTTCTAACGGTTTGCCTTTATCAAGAATTAAAACCTTTTTGTTGCTTTTGGCTAATGTATAAGCCATAAAAATGCTACTCACTCCAGCACCGATAATTGTAATATCATACATATTTTTTCACCTGCTACCGAATAGTTTGTTTGTTATTTTCCTAGTGTATAACAATTTTCCAAAGTTAAGAAATAGCTTGTATTAATAAAGTCATAGTTGTGGATTTGATACTTTCTCAATTACTCTAAATGATGAATGAGATACAACAGTTTTTTATTTGAAAAGAGAGATACGTTTAAACAATCATTTTATCATATGGTTAATAAAAAGCTTAAATATAAAAAGAACAGACCTTTTAAGTAAAGAGGTCTGTTAATCATTTGAAATAGTTGTTAAGTGAATAAATCTGAAGAAAATTACAGTTTTATTTAGCAAAGACATGGTTACCGATTACTGCTACTGTTTGACGTGTAGTAATCCATTTGCTTGTTGATGTTTTCGGATTATAGAAATAAAGCCAATCAGAATTTATTCCATTTGTGGAGATAGCCTCTTCTACTGCCATTTTTGCTTCTGCACTAGCAGGCTGATTAATTCTTCCATCTGTAACAGGGGTAAATGCATATCCGTGTTTAATAGGTTCATAAATAACTCCTGTTATTGTATTAGGAAAACCTTTTGCATTTACACGATTTAAGATAACTTTCGCTACTGCTACTTTTCCTTTATATGATTCGCCACCTGCTTCAGCAGTGACTAAGCGTGCCATTAAGGCTTTTTCTTTTTCTGAAATACTTGAATTAATTTTCAAATGTTGTCCTGTGTAAAGCTTGTTTCCGACTGTGTTGTTAATTTGTTTTATAGATTGAACGGTTACATTGTAACGCTTTGCTACTATTTCTAATGAATCTCCCGGTTGTACTTGATAAATAATTTGTCCAGAGATGTTCGCAGGTTTGTCGTTTTGACGAACAGTGACTTCATTTGAGTTCATGGATCCTGGAATATGTAACTGTTCTCCAATAAAAGTTTGATCGTTTCCTTTATTATTCGCTTGTTTAATGGATTGTATTGAAACTCCATATTGTTTACTAATGCCCCAAAGTGTATCATTCTTTTTTACTGTATGAATGGTGGAAGCTTCAGCTGCACCTTGATTACATACGAATGTAATTGCAGCTGCAGATAAAGGAATAATATGTTTTATTTTTAATAATTTCATTGGAGATCCTCCTAATAAAAAATTAAGTTTTAACTGTTGAATAATGTAGTTAAGAGTATATAAGGTAAGTATTTATATTTTAATATAAGTATATTAGCACGTACGGAATAAATAATCATTATAAGTTTTTTATTTATATCATGTAGGACCCAAATATGAAATATTGCATATGAAAGCCCATTGAAGTTTATGTTGTTGATTACTATAATTTATCTAGTAGAAAGGGACTTTAAATTTTCCTAATGCATTGAGAATAGGTGAATGATTTTTTAATTTTACTTCTAAATAATATTTCATATTTATGAAATATTATTTATTTTTTATTAACTACCCTATATTACATTCAATAAGTTTGATATAAAAACAGAAAAAGAGAGGAATAATAATGAGCAATAAGAAACTTTTTTTGAAATTATTCATATGTAGTACTATATTTAGTACATTTGTATTTGCTTTAAATGATAAGCAAGTAGTTGCAGCTAGCTCTATTAATGAACTTGAAAATTGGTCAAGATGGCTGCAACCTATACCCGATAACATACCGTTAGCACGAATTTCAATTCCAGGAACACATGATAGTGGAACGTTCAAGTTGCAAAATCCGATAAAGCAAGTATGGGGAATGACGCAAGAATATGATTTTCGTTACCAAATGGATCATGGAGCTAGAATTTTTGATATAAGAGGGCGTTTAACAGATGATAATACGATAGTTCTTCATCATGGGCCATTATATCTTTATGTAACATTACACGAATTTATAAATGAAGCGAAACAATTTTTAAAAGATAACCCAAGTGAAACGATTATTATGTCTTTAAAAAAAGAGTATGAGGATATGAAAGGAGCGGAAAACTCATTTAGTAGTACGTTTGAAAAAAATTATTTTCTTGATCCTATCTTTTTAAAAACAGAAGGAAATATAAAACTTGGAGATGCTCGTGGGAAAATTGTATTATTAAAAAGATATAGTGGCAGTAATGAGTCTGGAGGATATAATAATTTTTATTGGCCAGACAATGAGACGTTTACCACAACTGTAAATCAAAATGTAAATGTAACAGTACAAGATAAATATAAAGTGAGTTATGATGAGAAAGTAAAATCTATTAAAGATACGATAAATGAAACGATTAACAATAGTGAAGATTTTAATCATCTATATATTAATTTTACAAGCTTGTCTTCTGGTGGTACAGCATGGAATAGTCCATATTATTATGCGTCCTACATAAATCCTGAAATTGCAAACTATATGAAGCAAAAGAATCCTACGAGAGTGGGCTGGATAATTCAAGATTATATGAATGAAAAATGGTCACCATTACTTTATCAAGAAGTTATAAGAGCGAATAAGTCACTTATAAAAGAGTAAAGATGTTGATTGTAAGAAGCGATGAAATACGTCGCTTCTTTTTTGTTTTCTAAAAATTAACATTAAATATAGTTTTACATATCGTGCGTTCATGATAGAAAAAAATCGAAACTTACGCTATAATTACACATATAAAATTTGTACCTATAAATTTTATATGTAGTAATAAATTTGATTTATTGTAATGAAATGGAGGTATATACTATGAAGTTTCCACATGATTTTTTATTCGGGGCTGCTTCAGCTTCTTATCAAGTAGAAGGTGCATGGAATAAAGATGGAAAAGGTGTTACGAATTGGGATGAGTTTTCAAAAATTCCTGGCAAAACATACAATGGGACAAATGGTGATGTAGCTGTTGATCATTATCATCGATATAAGGAAGATGTTCGCTTAATGGCTGAGATGGGATTAGAATCGTATCGTTTTTCTATTTCTTGGGCGAGAATTTTGCCGACTGGAGATGGAGAGGTAAATGAAAAAGGAATAGCATTTTATAACAACTTAATTGATGAATGTTTAAAATACGGGATTGTACCGTTTGTAACTTTATATCATTGGGATCTACCGTTAACTTTAGAAAAAGACGGTGGATGGACGAATAAAAGAACAGCAGAAGCTTTTGTAAAGTACGCAGAGATTTGCTTTAAGGCATTTGGTGATAGAGTTAAACATTGGATTACTTTTAATGAAACAGTGATGTTTTGTGGATTAGGGTACTTAAAAGGTGCGCATCCACCTGGAATACAAAATGATGTTCCAAAGTATTTTCAAGCGACTCATTATGTATTTTATGCACATGCAAAAACAGTTGCAGTGTACAAGCAGTTGAAACAATATGGAGAGATTGGTATCACGCATGTTTTTTTACCTGCTTATAGTGTGGATGATCAAAAAGAAAATATACTAGCAGCAAATCATGCGAATGAATATGAAACGTATTGGTACTATGATCCAGTTTTAAAAGGTGAGTATCCATCTTATGTTGTACAACAATTAAAGGAAAAAGGATGGACTCCTAATTGGACGGTTGAAGAATTAGAAATTATTAAACAAAATGCCGAAAAAAATGATTTTATTGGCTTGAATTATTATCAACCGATACGAGTGGAAAGATACGATATGGATATAAAGAATGAGGAACATTCTCGAGAAAACTCAACACTTGCTCCAGGTAGTCCTTCTTTTGATGGTTTTTATCGAACAGTTAAAATGGATGATAAAACATATACAAAATGGGGATGGGAAATATCTCCCGAAGGTTTCTTAGAGGGATTGCACATGTTGAAAGCACGTTACGGTGACATAAAGATGTATGTAACGGAAAATGGACTTGGTGATGAAGATCCAATCATTGACGGAGAAATTGTAGATGTTCCAAGAATTAAATTTATTGAAGAGCATTTAAAAGTAATGAAGCGTGCAATTCAAGAGGGAATTAATTTAAAAGGTTATTATGCATGGTCTGTTATCGATTTATTAAGTTGGCTAAATGGATATAAAAAGCAATATGGCTTTATTTTTGTCGATCATAATGATAACTTAAAACGTAAGAAGAAACTTTCGTTTCATTGGTATAAGCATGTGATCGAAACGAGAGGAGAAGAGTTATAACAGATAAAAGAGTATTTTAGGAGAAAGTGTATGAGTGCAAAGTATAAACAAATTGCAGATGTGTTAGAGCAAGACATTCGAGATGGGCTTTTTAATGAAACGAAAAAACTACCTACAGAAGAAGCGTTGATGAATCGATTTGAAGTAAGCCGTAATACGATACGTAAAGTAATTAGTCAGCTTGTGAATAGAGGCTATATTTTTCAAGTGCAAGGTAGTGGCATGTTTTTACGCGAAACTTCTGTAACAGATTACATTAATCTAGGCAGTTTGCGTGGATTAACGAAAAACCTCGTTTCACAAAATATTGAAACGAAAGTGTTAGAGCTTGAAGTAATTGATGCGGACGAAGAGATAGCAAAGCGGATGCAATGTGAAGTTGGAACTAGGTTATATTTTTTGAAGCGCTTAAGAATTGTAGACGGGAAACCATTCTCTATTGAAGTAAGTTATTTCAAAAAGGATATCATTCCTTATTTGAATGAAGAAATAGCATTAAGCTCTGTATACAGTTATTTCATTGAAGATTTACGATTAAATATTGGCTTTGCCGATAAAGTTATTAGTTGTGAAAAAGTAAATAAAGAAAATGCACAGCTTTTAGAAATAAATGAAGGTGATCCGGCACTTCTTATTGAAAATACAGTTCATCTTGTAAATGGAACTATTTTTGAGTTATCTCAATCGATGTTTCATTATGAAAAGACCAAACTTTTAAATCGGATTAATTTTAAGTGAAAATGAATATAATTAGCCTTGTAAAAAAGTAACTGATTCTAGGAAATCAGTTACTTTTTATTTTGAAGTGGATGAGTAAAAAAACCTAAAAGTGGTTGGTCCGTTTTTCGCAAACTTCTATTATGATAAGAGAAGAAAGGTAGTATTTTATTGATACCTTAAGAAGGACATTTTATATGTATCTTCTTTGTTTAAATAGACTGGCCTTAGAGAGGTGAAAAGACAATGAGTTTTGCGATTTCACTAGTTGTTATTATTGTAGTTGTATCACTGTTTGGGACCGTGCTAGTTGCACGAAATGTGGAGGAGAATTACGGTAAGTCTACAAAGAGGAATGTAAAAAACTTATCTGCTATTTATATCATTCTTCTTTTAGTGCTTCTCGTAGGAGTTACTTGGTATGCGGTCGTTATTTTATAGAGTGTGTATATGATAAAGGAGTTAATATATTGATGAAAAAGGAGCGCCACGTTTTAGTTGTTTTCCCGCATCCAGATGATGAGTCGTATTGCGTGGCTGGCACAATTTTGGCTTATACTGAGCAGAAAGTCCCTCTTACTTATGTTTGCTTAACACTTGGTGAAATGGGGAGAGCAATGGGAAATCCACCTTTTGCAACACGTGAGTCTTTATATGCTATTAGAGAGAAAGAATTAAAGCGAGCTACAAATATTTTAGGGATTGAAGATTTACGTATGATGGGATATCGTGATAAAACTCTTGAATTTGAAGAGCCTGGAAAATTAAGAAGTCTGATTCAAAACTGTATTGAAGAATTGAATCCTTCTATAGTTATTTCTTTCTATCCTGGGTATGCAGTTCATCCAGATCACGATGCAACAGGGGAAGCGGTAGGAGAGGCATTAGCTAATATTTCGGAAAGTACACGACCGGCCTTTTATGCTGTAGCTTTTTCGAAAAATCATGAAGCTGAAATTGGGCCTCCGGATTTTAAAAATGAAGTGAAAGAATATGTTCCAAGAAAATTAGAAGCATTAAGAGCACATGCATCACAATTTACAACTAAAGTGGATGAGCTGGAAAGAGAGTATGAAGAAGGTGTTCCGGAAACAGTTGAGTGGTTAGAAAGAGAGCCGTTTTGGATATATTCATTCAAAGATAAAAATATGTGATGCTACATCTGAAGGTGATTAATACCATTTTCACAGTGAATACTATTGTTAATGAATTCAGGACACCAGTTTGGAGAGGAGGGAACTAAATGGAATGGCAACCGAATCGTGAAGATAAGATACCAGTGTATAAACAAATTGCTGATTACATTGAAAGAGGCATTTCTACCGGTGAATTCCCTTCTGATAGAAAATTACCTTCTGAGCGTATGTTAGCACAGAAGTTACAAGTGAACCGGAGTACAGTAGTAGCTGCTTATGAGGAATTAAAATCACTTGGGGTAGTAGACCGGCAAAAAGGAAGCGGCACCCGTGTGAATACAGACATATGGGGTGTGTCACATAAACGAATACCGAACTGGGGTAGGTACGTTGAGGATGGATCGTTCTTGCCTAATGTACCACTTGTTCAACAAATTCGAACGGAAACACAAAAAGATGATTTAATCAATTTAGCGAGTGGTGAATTGTCACCAGAATTAATTCCGAGTGATAGATTTCGAACAATTTTGTCGGAGAAAACATTTATGGAAAATCTCGGTTATGACCACCCACTTGGAAATGAAATGTTGCGAAAAACAATTGCAGCACATGTCGAGCAATATAAACAAATAGAAGCAGATTCAAGCTCTATTCTTATTACATCTGGAGCTCAGCAGGCACTTAATCTTATCGTTCAATGTTTGTTAAAGCCTGGCGATGCGATTGCAATCGAGGATCCTTCATATTGTTATTCACTTCCGATGTTTAAATCAGCGGGCTTAAAAATATTCCGTTTACCAGTTGATCAGCATGGTATGAATCCAGATGACTTAATCGATTTGCACAAAAAGCATCGCATTCGTATGGTGTTTTTAAATCCGGATTATCAAAATCCAACTGGAACGGTACTTTCATTGGCAAGACGTAAAAAGGTTTTAGAACTATCTTCTGAATTTGGTATACCGATTGTAGAAGATGATCCGTATAGTTTGACTTCTTTTAATGGAGAAGTGAATCCAACATTGAAATCGATGGATCAAAATGGGAATGTTCTTTATGTAAGCTCATTATCAAAAATTGTTGCATCAGGATTACGTATTGGTTGGGTAATTGGTCCGACGCGTGTAATTGAGCGATTGGCAGATGCGAAGCAGCAAGTTGATTTCGGTCATAGTGTATTTACACAGTGGGTAGCGAACCAATTTTTAGAATCTGAGGATTTTCATACGCATATTACGATGCTTCGTGGACAACTGAAACAAAGAAGAGATGAGTTAATTAGAAAGCTTGAAGAAATATTAGGGGACCAGGTTGAATTTTTTGTTCCTGAGGGTGGAATACATTTATGGTGCAAAGTGCAAGGAACGTTTGATGAATATCATTTACTAGGTGAATCTATACGAAATGGTGTAGCATTTGTACCCGGAAGCGTCCTAGGCTCGAAAAGTGAATATATACGATTTACTTTTGGCAGAGCGAATGTAGAACAAATTCAGCTTGGAATTACAAGATTTGCAGAG
Proteins encoded:
- a CDS encoding LTA synthase family protein codes for the protein MKNKINLQMQNISFVIIIALAVWLKTYLITRFSFDLKIESSTQELILFISPLAASLAFVGLALFATGEKRNYIALCINLLLTIVLVGNVMFYDFYNDFVTLPVLGQTSNFGQLGGSIIEILNYKIILAFVDIIFFFILLKRKAIVFKTERVTHSARLLYFLLTLGVFFANLQLAEKERPELLTRSFDRVMLVKNLGLYTHQVYDLTLQIKAGSQKALADSSKLQETENYVKANQSEPNPNMFGAAKGKNVIVVTLESLQTFLIGASVNGQEVTPFLNEFINESYYFDNFFHQTGQGKTSDSEFLIDTSLYPLNRGAVFFTHGNNDYTATPEILRQQGYFTSVFHANNATFWNRNIMYSALGYDRYYNELDYKITPETNLNWGLKDIEYFDQSVDILKTVDQPFYARFLTLTNHYPFTYDEDTKFIEPYNSGNGVFDRYIVTARYLDESIKKFIERLKAEGMYDDSIIVLYGDHYGISEKHNRAMAQFLEKDQITEFDTLNLQRTPLYIHIPGQTEGQTISKPTGQIDMKPTILNLLGIDTTNDIRFGHDMFSDEYTGFVVLRDGSFITDKYAYKNNTFYDRITGEIVDLPKKEAQALINRAQNELRMSDKIIEGDLLRFSESNKIKTGEVKTKIKETEK
- a CDS encoding NAD(P)-binding protein — its product is MYDITIIGAGVSSIFMAYTLAKSNKKVLILDKGKPLEHRNCPLDQGKTCNCNSCDKYFGFGGLGKSEGKFNYTNGFGGELEKKVGKKGFIQLMDEVDEILCQFGGSSVSKYSTENPTLTKRAEACGLQMLTTEVRHLGTTLSSNIFQQLYEFLLTKIDIQFHIDVQNIVKQKDHFKIYTNQETVHSKKLVFATGRSGADWLKAMCTSLNISQEQTRVDLGIRVEMKENQLRSILKDTFETKLSYEHEHFTATTYCMNPKGRIIRKYEEGLVMPDGQNFREQGTGTPNLNFTLFIPRYFPTLKEANVYTSSIIKSINQGRDRIVIQRLEDLLKKQPTVENGMKHNHIQPTLHGDYGNLNKEIPPLYIEGLKEFLLRLEQFIQEPIDKDTLLYGIDGKFYAPTIKVNNHFETTMNGLFLIGDCSGVTHSLSQAAASGLYVGKYLSDI
- a CDS encoding cell wall hydrolase, with the translated sequence MKLLKIKHIIPLSAAAITFVCNQGAAEASTIHTVKKNDTLWGISKQYGVSIQSIKQANNKGNDQTFIGEQLHIPGSMNSNEVTVRQNDKPANISGQIIYQVQPGDSLEIVAKRYNVTVQSIKQINNTVGNKLYTGQHLKINSSISEKEKALMARLVTAEAGGESYKGKVAVAKVILNRVNAKGFPNTITGVIYEPIKHGYAFTPVTDGRINQPASAEAKMAVEEAISTNGINSDWLYFYNPKTSTSKWITTRQTVAVIGNHVFAK
- the plcA gene encoding phosphatidylinositol diacylglycerol-lyase, producing MSNKKLFLKLFICSTIFSTFVFALNDKQVVAASSINELENWSRWLQPIPDNIPLARISIPGTHDSGTFKLQNPIKQVWGMTQEYDFRYQMDHGARIFDIRGRLTDDNTIVLHHGPLYLYVTLHEFINEAKQFLKDNPSETIIMSLKKEYEDMKGAENSFSSTFEKNYFLDPIFLKTEGNIKLGDARGKIVLLKRYSGSNESGGYNNFYWPDNETFTTTVNQNVNVTVQDKYKVSYDEKVKSIKDTINETINNSEDFNHLYINFTSLSSGGTAWNSPYYYASYINPEIANYMKQKNPTRVGWIIQDYMNEKWSPLLYQEVIRANKSLIKE
- a CDS encoding family 1 glycosylhydrolase, which translates into the protein MKFPHDFLFGAASASYQVEGAWNKDGKGVTNWDEFSKIPGKTYNGTNGDVAVDHYHRYKEDVRLMAEMGLESYRFSISWARILPTGDGEVNEKGIAFYNNLIDECLKYGIVPFVTLYHWDLPLTLEKDGGWTNKRTAEAFVKYAEICFKAFGDRVKHWITFNETVMFCGLGYLKGAHPPGIQNDVPKYFQATHYVFYAHAKTVAVYKQLKQYGEIGITHVFLPAYSVDDQKENILAANHANEYETYWYYDPVLKGEYPSYVVQQLKEKGWTPNWTVEELEIIKQNAEKNDFIGLNYYQPIRVERYDMDIKNEEHSRENSTLAPGSPSFDGFYRTVKMDDKTYTKWGWEISPEGFLEGLHMLKARYGDIKMYVTENGLGDEDPIIDGEIVDVPRIKFIEEHLKVMKRAIQEGINLKGYYAWSVIDLLSWLNGYKKQYGFIFVDHNDNLKRKKKLSFHWYKHVIETRGEEL
- a CDS encoding GntR family transcriptional regulator, with protein sequence MSAKYKQIADVLEQDIRDGLFNETKKLPTEEALMNRFEVSRNTIRKVISQLVNRGYIFQVQGSGMFLRETSVTDYINLGSLRGLTKNLVSQNIETKVLELEVIDADEEIAKRMQCEVGTRLYFLKRLRIVDGKPFSIEVSYFKKDIIPYLNEEIALSSVYSYFIEDLRLNIGFADKVISCEKVNKENAQLLEINEGDPALLIENTVHLVNGTIFELSQSMFHYEKTKLLNRINFK
- the bshB2 gene encoding bacillithiol biosynthesis deacetylase BshB2, which codes for MKKERHVLVVFPHPDDESYCVAGTILAYTEQKVPLTYVCLTLGEMGRAMGNPPFATRESLYAIREKELKRATNILGIEDLRMMGYRDKTLEFEEPGKLRSLIQNCIEELNPSIVISFYPGYAVHPDHDATGEAVGEALANISESTRPAFYAVAFSKNHEAEIGPPDFKNEVKEYVPRKLEALRAHASQFTTKVDELEREYEEGVPETVEWLEREPFWIYSFKDKNM
- a CDS encoding PLP-dependent aminotransferase family protein, encoding MEWQPNREDKIPVYKQIADYIERGISTGEFPSDRKLPSERMLAQKLQVNRSTVVAAYEELKSLGVVDRQKGSGTRVNTDIWGVSHKRIPNWGRYVEDGSFLPNVPLVQQIRTETQKDDLINLASGELSPELIPSDRFRTILSEKTFMENLGYDHPLGNEMLRKTIAAHVEQYKQIEADSSSILITSGAQQALNLIVQCLLKPGDAIAIEDPSYCYSLPMFKSAGLKIFRLPVDQHGMNPDDLIDLHKKHRIRMVFLNPDYQNPTGTVLSLARRKKVLELSSEFGIPIVEDDPYSLTSFNGEVNPTLKSMDQNGNVLYVSSLSKIVASGLRIGWVIGPTRVIERLADAKQQVDFGHSVFTQWVANQFLESEDFHTHITMLRGQLKQRRDELIRKLEEILGDQVEFFVPEGGIHLWCKVQGTFDEYHLLGESIRNGVAFVPGSVLGSKSEYIRFTFGRANVEQIQLGITRFAETLNEIQ